Proteins co-encoded in one Bacillus thuringiensis genomic window:
- a CDS encoding GH25 family lysozyme, with protein sequence MGYIVDMSKWNGSPDWDTAAKHLDFVIARVQDGSNYVDPVYKSYVAAMKARNIPFGNYAFCRFVSENDARIEARDFWNRGDKSATVWVADVEVKTMNDMRAGAQAFIDELRRLGAQKVGLYVGHHMYAPFGMANVVADFVWIPRYGGKRPAYSCDIWQYTETGNVPGIGKCDLNELIGSKPLSWFTEVNHPEQNVSNGGYQYVKSGGFGVSLIPEVLNAMAERGTKGQVISDPLTGTAYLQTEVLPNAELDKITWWMDTRPEGKWFYEYFKK encoded by the coding sequence ATGGGTTATATCGTTGATATGTCTAAATGGAATGGTAGTCCTGATTGGGATACAGCAGCAAAACATCTAGATTTCGTTATTGCTCGAGTACAAGATGGCTCTAACTATGTTGATCCGGTGTACAAATCTTATGTTGCTGCCATGAAAGCTCGTAATATCCCGTTCGGAAACTATGCATTCTGTCGTTTTGTTTCTGAAAATGATGCGCGGATAGAAGCTCGTGACTTCTGGAATCGTGGAGATAAGAGCGCAACAGTCTGGGTTGCTGATGTAGAAGTAAAAACAATGAATGATATGAGAGCTGGTGCACAAGCTTTTATTGATGAATTACGACGATTAGGTGCTCAAAAAGTCGGTTTATATGTTGGCCATCATATGTATGCTCCATTCGGAATGGCGAATGTAGTTGCTGACTTTGTATGGATTCCACGTTATGGTGGGAAAAGACCAGCTTATTCATGTGATATTTGGCAATACACTGAAACAGGAAATGTGCCTGGTATCGGTAAGTGTGATTTGAATGAATTAATTGGAAGCAAACCTTTATCTTGGTTTACAGAAGTGAATCATCCAGAACAAAACGTTTCTAATGGTGGATATCAATATGTTAAATCTGGTGGATTTGGCGTCTCATTGATTCCAGAAGTATTAAATGCTATGGCTGAGCGTGGAACTAAAGGACAAGTTATTTCCGATCCATTAACTGGTACAGCATATTTGCAAACGGAAGTGTTACCGAATGCTGAATTAGATAAAATTACTTGGTGGATGGACACTAGACCTGAAGGTAAATGGTTCTACGAGTATTTTAAAAAGTAA
- a CDS encoding YolD-like family protein has translation MEKQNWGTPKLRGRGMVKWLPFASIPEQHEEIRGILSNLNKVPKPIVTEDMKEQLQIGLVQSLQNKEEIHISYYRDGMVQDMYINVLHIEPMTRTIYCTDAFGLNTEFKFDELVNIN, from the coding sequence ATGGAAAAACAAAACTGGGGAACGCCTAAATTACGCGGTAGGGGCATGGTCAAGTGGTTGCCGTTCGCTTCAATTCCAGAACAACACGAAGAAATTAGAGGAATACTTAGCAATTTAAATAAAGTGCCGAAACCAATTGTCACTGAAGATATGAAGGAACAACTGCAAATCGGTCTTGTGCAATCGCTACAAAACAAAGAAGAAATACATATCTCATACTATCGTGACGGAATGGTGCAAGACATGTACATAAATGTATTACATATCGAACCGATGACAAGAACTATATACTGTACAGACGCTTTCGGTTTGAATACCGAGTTTAAGTTTGATGAATTGGTGAATATAAACTGA
- a CDS encoding helix-turn-helix domain-containing protein, with protein MFDWLKLGKTNRSKFGKWLDRQGISQAELGEKSKLSRATISKLCNDHTYRPKFSTVVQITKGLKKLGKNINENEFWM; from the coding sequence ATGTTTGATTGGCTAAAATTAGGGAAAACAAATAGAAGTAAATTTGGAAAGTGGTTAGATCGCCAAGGGATTTCCCAAGCGGAATTAGGAGAGAAATCTAAGTTGAGTAGAGCAACTATTTCAAAATTGTGCAATGACCATACATATAGACCGAAATTTTCAACTGTAGTTCAAATCACAAAAGGGTTAAAAAAATTAGGGAAAAACATAAATGAAAATGAATTTTGGATGTAG
- a CDS encoding FtsK/SpoIIIE domain-containing protein produces the protein MIFELVSSAAVGGVVFLSKMHQKGATNDASKIQRICANCGLKVKEGKETRTIQLLRKTRNDWGVEYAYRIPLGLSFSDFEQKIQHLEDGLNHKSKVYDFKLQDFKSLRLRKDILKQIQNIINKKKLVRKEIELSYDGLLKIRVYEKGIPDFVKFEEDMMRQCRGWEVPIGYTRDGLVKHDFDQLSHMISAGMTDMGKSNVLKLIITALVRNQPENIKLFLIDLKGGLSFNRYRFLNQVESIAKNPEEALETLRELQDKLNARNEYLLEKGYEDIKEAGDSVRYFVIVDEAADIAPYQECRDIIVDIGRRGRAAGFRLVYATQYPTNEALPSQLRQNIGARVCFRLQTEAGSRAVLDEGGAESLPNIKGRAIYQTNEKKVLQTIYIDNKQIDNIIKPHINIRARKELENAKVSNEGTTHRKHTLQLEEIGILD, from the coding sequence GTGATATTTGAGTTAGTAAGTTCAGCTGCAGTCGGTGGTGTAGTCTTTCTATCAAAAATGCATCAAAAAGGAGCAACAAATGATGCCTCTAAGATTCAAAGGATCTGCGCTAATTGTGGTTTGAAAGTTAAGGAAGGGAAAGAAACTAGGACTATACAGCTACTCCGTAAGACAAGAAATGATTGGGGAGTTGAATATGCGTATAGGATTCCGCTTGGTCTTAGCTTCTCCGATTTCGAACAAAAGATACAACATTTAGAGGATGGATTAAATCACAAGAGCAAAGTTTATGATTTTAAACTACAAGACTTCAAATCTCTTCGACTGCGAAAAGATATCTTAAAACAAATACAAAACATCATAAACAAGAAAAAACTCGTTAGAAAGGAAATTGAGCTGTCTTACGATGGTTTGCTGAAAATACGAGTTTATGAGAAGGGGATTCCTGATTTCGTGAAATTTGAAGAAGATATGATGAGGCAGTGTAGAGGCTGGGAGGTGCCAATTGGTTATACGAGGGATGGATTGGTAAAACACGACTTTGATCAACTCTCACACATGATATCGGCTGGTATGACGGATATGGGTAAATCAAATGTACTAAAACTCATTATTACAGCCCTGGTACGTAACCAACCAGAAAATATAAAGCTATTCCTTATTGATTTAAAGGGCGGTCTCTCTTTCAACCGATACAGATTCCTAAATCAAGTCGAATCGATTGCGAAGAATCCAGAGGAAGCCCTTGAGACTCTAAGGGAATTGCAAGATAAACTGAATGCTAGAAACGAATACTTACTAGAAAAAGGATACGAAGATATAAAAGAAGCCGGGGATTCAGTGAGATACTTTGTAATTGTCGATGAAGCAGCCGATATAGCGCCATATCAGGAGTGCAGGGACATCATTGTAGATATAGGGCGTCGTGGCAGGGCAGCGGGATTCCGCTTGGTATATGCGACACAGTACCCAACAAATGAAGCTCTTCCATCGCAATTACGACAAAACATTGGCGCTCGTGTTTGCTTTAGACTGCAGACAGAAGCAGGGAGCCGTGCCGTATTAGACGAAGGCGGCGCAGAGAGTCTTCCTAACATAAAAGGAAGGGCGATATATCAAACAAATGAGAAAAAGGTCCTACAGACAATTTATATCGATAATAAGCAAATTGATAACATCATAAAGCCGCACATCAACATAAGAGCGAGGAAGGAGCTTGAAAATGCAAAAGTTAGCAATGAAGGAACAACGCACAGAAAACATACTCTACAGCTTGAGGAAATTGGGATTCTTGACTAG
- a CDS encoding replication-relaxation family protein, whose amino-acid sequence MKEQRTENILYSLRKLGFLTRKQLQVLHNLGGDRNASRVMKGIEEYVSSFRDGEKVYYLNKEGRERIGSKKILKRSNQFRHYIMRNDIYIAYECPKTWKQEVKMNVKGIVSIIADALFTDNGRYHIVEVDHEQKMSANRIKMQKYRKLMECNVFEKSPKFIWYTTTEYRRKNLQKLCEGLDCNIFTVTDFH is encoded by the coding sequence ATGAAGGAACAACGCACAGAAAACATACTCTACAGCTTGAGGAAATTGGGATTCTTGACTAGGAAGCAATTACAGGTGCTTCATAATCTCGGTGGAGATAGGAATGCATCGCGTGTCATGAAAGGAATTGAAGAATATGTATCTAGCTTTAGGGATGGAGAGAAGGTTTATTATCTTAACAAGGAAGGGCGTGAACGTATCGGAAGTAAGAAGATACTCAAGCGTTCGAATCAATTTCGTCATTACATTATGAGGAATGATATTTACATCGCTTATGAATGCCCGAAAACGTGGAAGCAGGAAGTTAAGATGAATGTGAAAGGTATCGTTTCTATAATTGCAGATGCACTATTCACGGATAATGGCCGTTACCACATTGTAGAGGTGGATCATGAACAAAAGATGAGCGCAAACCGCATCAAGATGCAGAAGTATCGCAAATTGATGGAATGTAATGTATTTGAAAAGTCACCTAAATTTATTTGGTACACCACGACGGAATACCGCAGGAAGAACCTGCAAAAGCTTTGTGAGGGGTTGGATTGCAATATATTTACAGTTACTGACTTCCATTAA
- a CDS encoding DUF3967 domain-containing protein has product MTDEIVYSASEVYKRLGISDSTLRKYMEVLSREGFAVKKDNRGRRQYTDNDIMVIEKLIELSKHDGMTLEKAAKMIAQQIEKVNPDLIQEEAEETDLVPFHIKQQLQEQYSVMAQEMNQSMLAMEKRLSEQAKQSNEEIKASLEAHNERVEKRLEARDETLMKTLREMQETKRLMQEFRNEVAAAKEKKKPWWKFW; this is encoded by the coding sequence ATGACGGACGAAATTGTTTATTCCGCTAGTGAAGTATACAAACGACTAGGAATTTCTGATAGCACCCTTAGAAAGTACATGGAAGTATTGTCACGCGAGGGATTCGCTGTAAAGAAGGATAATCGTGGCAGACGCCAATACACAGACAATGACATTATGGTGATTGAGAAATTAATTGAACTGAGTAAGCATGACGGTATGACACTAGAGAAAGCAGCGAAGATGATCGCGCAACAAATAGAGAAAGTTAATCCGGATCTGATTCAAGAAGAGGCTGAAGAAACGGATTTAGTGCCATTCCACATTAAACAACAATTACAGGAACAGTACAGCGTTATGGCACAAGAAATGAATCAGAGTATGTTAGCAATGGAGAAGCGATTAAGTGAGCAGGCCAAGCAAAGTAACGAGGAAATCAAAGCAAGCTTAGAAGCGCACAATGAACGAGTAGAAAAACGATTGGAAGCTCGAGATGAAACGCTTATGAAGACACTTCGTGAGATGCAGGAAACGAAGAGATTAATGCAGGAATTTCGAAATGAGGTTGCTGCTGCGAAAGAGAAGAAAAAGCCGTGGTGGAAGTTCTGGTAA
- a CDS encoding ParA family protein, whose protein sequence is MCKVITTGNFKGGVGKTTNAVMLAYTFAKQGKKTLLVDLDPQANATDLLFNTMKKIYSIEPEFKRTLAMALIDANLQSALINVLPNLDLLPSYEDLQTYEKFLFRNFEDDFSQDTYFAKQLSTIKENYDYIFIDVPPQLNKFADSALVASDYVMVILQTQERSLKGAQKYVEHVFALADDYNLPLEIIGALPVLMQNGNEIDKDILQEAEEIFGKANVFNNIIKQMARLKRFDRTGITYNLKDVHDKNVHTVYQNIAGEVEKRIEILEGMTTVNG, encoded by the coding sequence ATGTGCAAGGTTATCACAACTGGGAACTTCAAAGGTGGAGTTGGAAAGACTACCAACGCTGTAATGTTAGCTTATACATTCGCAAAACAAGGAAAGAAAACTTTATTAGTAGATTTAGATCCACAAGCAAATGCGACTGATTTACTATTTAACACAATGAAAAAAATATATTCAATTGAACCAGAATTCAAAAGAACATTGGCGATGGCTCTTATAGACGCAAACTTACAGAGTGCGTTGATTAATGTACTACCAAACTTAGATTTGCTTCCTTCTTACGAGGATTTACAAACCTACGAGAAATTCCTATTCAGAAATTTTGAAGATGACTTCTCACAAGATACATATTTTGCAAAACAGTTAAGTACAATCAAAGAAAATTATGATTACATTTTTATTGATGTGCCTCCACAATTAAATAAATTTGCAGACAGTGCCTTAGTCGCTAGTGACTACGTAATGGTTATATTACAAACACAAGAAAGATCATTAAAAGGTGCTCAGAAATACGTAGAGCATGTATTCGCGTTAGCAGATGATTACAATTTACCATTAGAAATTATTGGGGCGTTACCTGTACTAATGCAAAACGGGAATGAAATCGACAAAGATATTCTTCAAGAAGCAGAAGAGATTTTTGGTAAAGCTAATGTATTCAATAACATCATTAAACAGATGGCACGTTTAAAGAGATTTGATAGAACGGGAATCACTTATAATCTGAAAGATGTTCATGATAAAAACGTTCATACTGTATATCAAAACATTGCAGGTGAAGTCGAAAAAAGAATCGAGATTTTGGAAGGAATGACAACAGTAAATGGATAA
- a CDS encoding excalibur calcium-binding domain-containing protein has translation MGKKKKEKQPSELELAKQAVADKYQKEYGFTPIVTTLGLGGIKTGYAAVTKEHIQIFTYDRDAKDVVSISTHHFSDYTNVFIDHYAIKSNFEFKGLKDTFAFNPNGSGKEIESLIKSYTDIEIHKTERKWYQKILGFRSGSKVKMVIASLIYLVIVVSIFNTITGKKEEPKQEVKSAVTTNTAPKQKEKKVEPKPVEQPIDKKQEKINKFKEDTQKRLKETYKKVENVNPTVSISEDGKLITLAFDLDAYAKHDKVDKELSVSTFKTSAGPYIRYKGTAFRAYGKEANIASKDDIVVKIVDSSNNQVVIDDVGSYTEEPKQANAPASKPEEQPKQAEETNTQSIENSVVYENCTQVRKAGKAPIKQGEPGYSSKLDKDGDGIACDK, from the coding sequence ATGGGGAAAAAGAAAAAGGAAAAACAACCAAGCGAATTAGAACTCGCTAAACAAGCCGTAGCAGATAAATATCAAAAAGAATATGGTTTTACCCCTATCGTTACTACTTTGGGCCTTGGTGGTATAAAAACAGGCTATGCTGCAGTTACCAAAGAACACATACAAATATTCACCTATGATCGAGATGCAAAAGATGTAGTGAGTATTTCTACGCACCATTTCAGTGATTATACAAATGTGTTCATTGATCATTATGCCATTAAATCTAACTTTGAATTTAAAGGATTGAAGGATACTTTCGCTTTTAATCCAAATGGATCTGGAAAAGAAATAGAAAGCTTGATTAAAAGCTATACAGATATCGAGATACATAAAACCGAACGTAAATGGTACCAAAAGATACTGGGGTTCCGTTCTGGTAGCAAGGTCAAAATGGTTATCGCTTCTTTAATTTACCTAGTAATCGTTGTTTCTATCTTTAATACAATTACAGGAAAGAAAGAAGAACCGAAACAAGAAGTAAAATCTGCTGTTACTACAAATACAGCTCCTAAACAGAAAGAAAAGAAAGTTGAACCGAAGCCAGTAGAACAACCAATCGATAAGAAACAAGAAAAAATTAATAAGTTTAAAGAAGACACTCAAAAACGATTGAAGGAAACATATAAGAAAGTTGAGAATGTTAACCCTACAGTATCTATTAGTGAAGATGGAAAACTAATTACTTTAGCTTTCGATCTAGATGCATATGCAAAACATGATAAGGTTGACAAGGAGTTGTCCGTGTCCACTTTCAAAACTTCTGCCGGACCATACATAAGGTATAAGGGTACAGCGTTCAGAGCGTATGGGAAAGAAGCTAATATAGCTAGTAAAGATGATATTGTAGTAAAAATTGTAGATTCATCTAATAATCAAGTAGTAATTGACGATGTAGGAAGTTACACTGAAGAACCAAAGCAAGCAAACGCTCCGGCAAGTAAACCTGAAGAACAACCGAAACAAGCAGAGGAAACTAATACTCAATCAATTGAAAATAGTGTAGTATATGAAAATTGTACGCAAGTGAGAAAAGCTGGCAAAGCTCCAATTAAACAAGGAGAGCCTGGTTATAGTAGTAAATTAGACAAAGATGGCGATGGAATTGCTTGCGATAAGTAA
- a CDS encoding helix-turn-helix domain-containing protein, whose product MILFGQTLKHLRKSRDLTQTQLADRLNLSQSQIKNWETDRFQPDLETLISIASFFNVSLDVLVGYSNEFQDEPIQKVISETQATYGALDEAQKERFCNQVLLFVQMIRDNQETF is encoded by the coding sequence ATGATACTCTTTGGACAAACTTTAAAACATTTAAGAAAGTCACGTGATTTAACTCAGACGCAATTAGCTGACAGGCTCAATCTGAGTCAAAGTCAAATTAAGAATTGGGAAACTGACAGGTTTCAACCAGATCTTGAAACTTTGATTAGTATCGCCTCCTTCTTCAATGTATCATTGGACGTCCTTGTTGGCTATTCTAACGAATTCCAAGATGAACCTATACAAAAGGTTATTTCTGAAACTCAAGCAACGTATGGGGCGTTGGATGAAGCTCAGAAAGAGCGTTTTTGTAATCAGGTATTGTTATTCGTTCAAATGATTAGAGACAACCAAGAAACGTTCTGA
- a CDS encoding AimR family lysis-lysogeny pheromone receptor yields MWKVLNNLEGELYVAGFKKKQLADYWGVKPATVTKVFKGANDISFGYLSKTLILLKKSLISQAKVVNDYIMNTDPKPENLREAMEDLAIRGKFELLKAIIDQEVHSDVAENREFAEVYEIIFRRYHEGLNASTYFKLLRQKNKNVKTIEMEVLTEILLCQAQYQSGNYKTLYERLKSVNEKINDTTNKFIKECLLLRYKEAMAVTSLQGGEVVESRSICRDILDELEWDGFFSLPKLNAYLKIGESLIFEPENYENAKFYLEKTLELLGKPNCKGLEKKWKLVQQTLSFLKIHYQRDLDTLEFVHPSENAYSKILEGDILGAKKILLDLKEKNGGWTDIQTTYYALTCEGEERETLLRKSLLMCQKSGNIHYSQLPKFYLGLL; encoded by the coding sequence GTGTGGAAGGTATTAAACAATCTTGAAGGAGAATTATATGTAGCTGGATTTAAGAAGAAGCAGTTAGCTGATTATTGGGGAGTGAAGCCTGCTACAGTTACCAAAGTATTTAAAGGGGCTAACGATATTAGTTTCGGATATCTTTCGAAGACGCTTATTTTATTAAAAAAGAGTTTGATTTCACAGGCTAAAGTTGTTAATGACTATATAATGAACACAGACCCCAAACCTGAAAATCTAAGAGAAGCTATGGAAGACTTAGCTATTAGAGGCAAATTCGAATTATTGAAAGCGATTATAGATCAAGAGGTTCATTCTGATGTTGCCGAAAATAGAGAATTTGCAGAAGTATACGAAATAATTTTTCGAAGATATCATGAAGGTTTGAATGCTTCAACTTATTTCAAATTATTAAGACAAAAGAATAAGAATGTTAAAACGATTGAAATGGAAGTTTTGACGGAGATCTTATTATGTCAAGCGCAATATCAATCTGGAAACTATAAAACGTTATACGAAAGACTAAAGTCAGTTAACGAAAAAATAAATGACACAACAAATAAATTTATAAAAGAATGTTTGTTACTAAGATATAAGGAAGCAATGGCGGTAACTTCTTTACAAGGTGGAGAAGTAGTTGAATCTCGTTCCATATGCCGAGATATATTAGATGAATTAGAGTGGGATGGCTTTTTCTCACTTCCAAAATTAAATGCATATTTGAAAATAGGCGAGTCATTAATATTCGAACCTGAAAATTACGAAAACGCTAAGTTTTATTTAGAGAAAACCTTAGAATTATTAGGGAAACCTAATTGCAAAGGGTTAGAAAAGAAATGGAAACTTGTCCAACAAACCTTATCTTTCTTGAAAATTCATTATCAAAGAGATTTGGATACCTTGGAATTTGTGCATCCAAGTGAAAATGCATATTCAAAGATACTCGAAGGTGATATTTTAGGTGCTAAAAAGATTTTATTAGATTTAAAAGAGAAAAACGGAGGATGGACAGATATCCAAACGACGTACTATGCTCTTACATGCGAAGGAGAAGAGAGGGAAACTCTACTACGAAAGTCCTTGCTGATGTGCCAAAAATCTGGTAATATCCATTATTCGCAATTACCTAAATTTTACTTGGGTTTACTATGA
- a CDS encoding helix-turn-helix domain-containing protein, producing MNHQLISKRVKEIRTEILKMSQSEFINALGLKSKSAVSMWENEEMDKCPSRKTSLDIAKLANVSVAYVLGESDEKNPITSAQDEFEELITQFKEKDPEKQKEIMRLFKDLMKLTGD from the coding sequence ATGAATCACCAATTAATTAGTAAAAGGGTTAAGGAAATCAGGACTGAAATACTAAAAATGAGTCAATCTGAATTCATTAATGCACTTGGACTAAAAAGTAAATCCGCAGTTTCTATGTGGGAAAACGAAGAAATGGATAAATGCCCATCGAGAAAAACTTCTTTAGATATAGCCAAACTTGCAAATGTATCTGTAGCTTATGTATTAGGAGAATCTGATGAAAAGAATCCTATAACAAGCGCTCAAGATGAATTTGAAGAATTAATAACTCAATTTAAAGAAAAAGACCCAGAAAAACAAAAAGAAATAATGAGGTTGTTTAAAGACTTAATGAAACTAACAGGCGATTGA
- a CDS encoding helix-turn-helix domain-containing protein, which yields MKLNIEKAKTLRKNRGYSQVYVGDYLGYSTKSAYSQLESGKRQPSLYRLGLLSKLYGVSVDELVEG from the coding sequence ATGAAATTAAATATAGAAAAAGCCAAAACGTTACGCAAGAATCGTGGTTATAGTCAGGTTTATGTTGGTGATTATCTTGGATATTCAACAAAGTCTGCTTATTCACAACTTGAGTCAGGTAAGAGGCAACCGAGCTTATACAGACTAGGTTTACTATCTAAATTATATGGAGTTTCGGTCGATGAATTAGTAGAAGGTTAA
- a CDS encoding antA/AntB antirepressor family protein, protein MNQLKVIANEMLPVYQNENGEKFVNARELHEQMLVGKVFAAWIQERIEKYGFIEREDFFPVSEKTNGRPKVEYWLTLDTAKEVAMVQNNEAGRAIRKYFIEVEKRFRQQQQAKSPAELIYMLAQQNMENERRMVQLEQQVTTVNHRLDNIDRIDTIGDLQQRLNKMIRRHAQQEKMTIPNAWRAFTDAFNTAYKTNLKLRITKYKEKHGLKDLTRPQYLSMTNQLEDAVRVADKLLNKGSATA, encoded by the coding sequence ATGAATCAATTAAAAGTTATCGCAAATGAAATGCTTCCAGTTTATCAAAATGAGAATGGTGAAAAATTTGTAAACGCTCGTGAGTTACATGAGCAGATGTTGGTTGGGAAAGTTTTTGCTGCATGGATACAAGAGCGTATCGAAAAATACGGTTTCATCGAAAGAGAAGACTTTTTTCCAGTTTCGGAAAAAACAAACGGACGACCTAAGGTGGAATATTGGCTCACATTAGATACAGCTAAAGAAGTAGCGATGGTACAAAATAACGAAGCTGGACGAGCTATTAGAAAATACTTCATTGAAGTAGAAAAGCGATTCCGCCAACAACAACAAGCAAAGTCACCAGCTGAATTAATCTATATGTTAGCTCAACAAAATATGGAAAACGAAAGACGAATGGTTCAACTAGAACAGCAAGTAACGACAGTGAATCATCGATTGGATAACATTGACAGGATCGATACAATTGGTGACTTGCAGCAACGATTAAACAAAATGATTAGACGACATGCACAACAAGAAAAAATGACTATCCCGAATGCATGGAGAGCTTTCACAGATGCATTCAACACAGCGTACAAAACAAACCTGAAATTACGAATTACAAAATATAAAGAAAAACATGGTCTTAAAGATTTAACAAGACCACAGTACTTATCAATGACAAATCAATTAGAAGATGCTGTTCGAGTAGCTGACAAGCTCCTTAACAAAGGAAGTGCTACAGCATGA
- a CDS encoding YqaJ viral recombinase family protein, producing MKANVLITTEDMAHEQWLEARKAGIGGSDAAAIAGLNKWSSPIGVYYDKTSETVKNQLPSEAAYFGNVLEEIVAEEFSKRTNLKVRTCNAILQHPDYPWMLANVDRLVVGEKIGLECKTASEYLKKEWEGEEIPASYLLQCQHYMAVTGYKAWWIAVLIGGNKFIYKKIDRDEDIIQYLIDIERDFWLNHVEKGIPPMFDGSEASSTLLKEMYPDSVEDSEVELGNEVELLIEARDQVDKEIRVLEEQKSEYENKIKAKLGSNEIGKTENYKVSWKTQVSNRIDSKRLREEQPELYKQYTKESKSRKFTVK from the coding sequence ATGAAAGCAAACGTACTTATAACAACTGAAGATATGGCCCATGAACAATGGTTAGAAGCTAGGAAAGCAGGTATTGGCGGTTCTGATGCAGCAGCTATTGCGGGTTTAAATAAATGGAGCTCTCCAATTGGAGTTTACTACGACAAAACAAGTGAAACGGTTAAAAATCAATTACCAAGCGAAGCAGCTTACTTCGGTAATGTACTAGAGGAAATTGTAGCAGAGGAATTCAGTAAACGTACTAATTTAAAAGTCAGAACATGCAACGCAATCTTACAACATCCCGATTACCCTTGGATGTTAGCAAATGTGGACAGGCTAGTTGTTGGTGAAAAAATAGGGCTTGAGTGTAAAACAGCTTCTGAATACTTAAAGAAAGAATGGGAAGGCGAAGAAATTCCAGCATCTTATCTTCTACAGTGCCAACACTATATGGCTGTTACAGGCTATAAAGCGTGGTGGATTGCGGTACTAATCGGTGGTAACAAGTTCATCTATAAAAAGATTGATCGTGATGAAGACATCATCCAGTACTTAATCGATATAGAAAGAGACTTTTGGTTGAATCACGTTGAGAAGGGTATCCCTCCAATGTTTGATGGTTCGGAAGCATCATCTACATTACTCAAAGAAATGTATCCGGATTCGGTTGAGGATAGCGAAGTCGAGTTAGGAAACGAAGTTGAGTTGTTAATAGAAGCTCGTGATCAGGTAGATAAAGAAATTAGAGTACTAGAAGAACAAAAATCGGAGTATGAGAACAAAATTAAAGCAAAACTCGGTTCAAATGAGATTGGAAAAACAGAGAATTATAAGGTTTCTTGGAAAACACAGGTTTCTAATCGGATTGATAGCAAGCGTTTAAGAGAAGAACAACCGGAATTGTACAAACAGTATACAAAAGAATCTAAGAGTAGAAAGTTCACAGTTAAATAG